Proteins from a single region of Pelodiscus sinensis isolate JC-2024 chromosome 29, ASM4963464v1, whole genome shotgun sequence:
- the LOC142821027 gene encoding uncharacterized protein LOC142821027, whose amino-acid sequence MSQPSEGSQPSTAPHDQPGGSREPARGRKRRAPAWSSAEIVDLIEVWGEASNVHDLRTSHRNAAVYGRMAASLAARGHQRSWEQVRCKIKDLRQSYSRACLPGADPEACPHFHALDRILGPHAVPAPRDVIDPGAEGPLLETEEEEEGSESQEPAASLPRTRDPRGTPQSRSPASSEAGEASTSAAPGPAGRTTPPAAAARARASRTARNQEDYQRRHLRFLDRQLRLQDHWVQEDLRLRQRSLEALEEQGRALRGHLQSLLDRFPFPPPPAPPLAPPLAPPAPPLSPPLAPPAPPASAPASAPASSTPPVLSAPPSTTIPHRRPRTRSVARRERQPDSHP is encoded by the exons atgagccagccatccgagggctcccagccctccactgctccccacgaccagcctggcggctcccgggagcctgcccgggggcgcaaaaggcgggcgcccgcctggtcaagtgcggagatcgtggacctcatcgaggtttggggggaagcctccaatgtccacgatctccgcactagccaccggaacgcggccgtctacggacgcatggctgccagtctggccgccaggggccaccagcgcagctgggagcaggtgcgctgcaaaattaaggacttgcggcagtcctactcccgggcctgcctgccaggggctgacccggaggcctgcccccacttccatgccctggaccgcatcctggggcctcatgccgtccctgccccccgggacgtgattgaccccggggcagagggaccgctcctggagacggaggaggaggaggagggctctgagagccaggagcctgccgccagcctgcccaggacccgggacccccgaggcaccccacagagccgctcgcctgcatcatcagaggccggggaggcgtccacct ctgcagcaccggggcctgcagggcgcaccacaccgcctgcagcagccgcccgcgcccgggcaagcaggacagccaggaaccaggaggactaccagaggcggcatctccggttcctggaccgacagctccgtctccaggaccactgggtccaggaggacctcaggctgcgccagaggagtctggaggccctggaggagcagggccgtgccctgcgaggccacctccagagcctgctggaccgctttccatttcctcctccccctgctccccctcttgctccccctcttgctccccctgctccccctctttctccccctcttgctccccctgctcctcctgcttccgctcctgcttccgctcctgcttcctccacaccccctgtcctctctgcccccccctccacaaccattccccaccgacgcccccggacccgcagtgtggcgagacgggagaggcagccggactcccacccctga